One segment of Thermosynechococcus sp. HN-54 DNA contains the following:
- a CDS encoding polysaccharide deacetylase family protein has translation MVASLEAALREEEISPQAIARELALRLAPQSTYVRVAHSTAGWKILLEAEQIPDQRTCLDVLVAFLSPVLPQSIDVYGRQLGGQRPAWGVRLRPRPVATPTPATVPDRQLEPLALAASVLAIFGLGAVGQWQSPSVWLAAAPDPTVEQVRSVILNAAATLAPAHPPLWHHYSPPEAFRGRVFNRVALPPEQKLVALTFDDGPDPTYTPQVLDILAQEKVKGTFFAIARAVAVRPALAQRIVREGHVLANHSWSHGYHYFNPAAAQHEVDQSQQLIEDITGANIKLFRPPGGSLHNGLVSRASQQGYGVVMWSVDPQDWLPRQASDRIVNTVVQQAHPGAIVLLHDGGGSRRATVAALPRIIFELRAKGYQFVTVPELINAKEPTPRPEPPSWLTIQETEQLQQLILQLETRIQALEKELKTTPPWAIAEREYLAVTLREQQAALSWVQQRLAFEKRAERQYQAALKLAEQATLAAKAQQASVAKTLWQEAIATLDTIPNTAFVAPLAQIKQRRYSRRMQQLK, from the coding sequence ATGGTGGCATCCTTGGAGGCGGCGCTAAGGGAAGAGGAGATTTCACCCCAAGCGATCGCCCGTGAACTAGCCCTACGCCTTGCGCCTCAATCCACCTACGTCCGCGTCGCTCATTCCACGGCAGGCTGGAAAATACTCCTGGAGGCAGAGCAAATTCCCGATCAACGCACCTGCCTTGATGTCTTGGTTGCTTTTTTAAGTCCTGTCCTACCGCAATCCATTGATGTCTATGGGCGACAGTTGGGAGGGCAGCGCCCTGCATGGGGGGTACGTCTGCGGCCTCGACCCGTTGCAACCCCCACACCCGCAACAGTTCCAGATCGCCAGCTTGAACCCCTAGCCCTAGCGGCCAGTGTCTTAGCAATTTTTGGTTTAGGAGCCGTCGGCCAATGGCAGTCTCCTAGTGTTTGGTTGGCAGCGGCACCAGACCCCACCGTTGAACAAGTGCGATCGGTCATTCTCAACGCTGCCGCCACTCTTGCCCCCGCCCACCCACCCCTATGGCACCACTACTCACCCCCTGAGGCCTTCCGTGGCCGTGTGTTTAATCGGGTTGCGTTACCCCCTGAGCAAAAGCTGGTGGCACTGACCTTTGATGATGGCCCTGATCCGACCTACACGCCCCAAGTTCTCGACATTCTTGCCCAAGAAAAGGTCAAAGGGACATTTTTTGCCATTGCCAGAGCCGTTGCAGTGCGCCCAGCATTAGCGCAACGCATTGTTAGGGAAGGTCATGTCTTGGCCAACCACTCTTGGAGCCACGGCTATCATTACTTCAATCCTGCGGCTGCCCAGCACGAGGTGGATCAAAGCCAACAATTGATAGAAGACATCACCGGGGCAAATATCAAGCTCTTTCGACCACCGGGGGGAAGTCTCCATAATGGTCTGGTGAGTCGCGCCAGCCAACAGGGCTACGGTGTGGTGATGTGGTCAGTGGATCCGCAGGATTGGTTACCTCGGCAAGCGAGCGATCGCATTGTCAACACGGTTGTCCAGCAGGCTCATCCCGGTGCCATTGTCCTACTCCATGATGGGGGTGGCTCTCGGCGCGCAACGGTTGCGGCCTTGCCCAGAATCATCTTCGAACTGCGAGCTAAGGGCTATCAATTTGTCACTGTCCCTGAGTTAATCAATGCCAAAGAGCCAACACCTCGGCCAGAACCCCCTTCTTGGCTGACAATTCAAGAGACGGAGCAGCTTCAGCAGTTGATTCTTCAACTGGAGACCCGCATTCAAGCTTTAGAAAAAGAGCTAAAGACCACACCCCCATGGGCGATCGCCGAACGGGAGTACCTAGCGGTCACCCTACGGGAGCAACAGGCAGCACTGTCTTGGGTGCAACAACGGCTGGCCTTTGAAAAGAGGGCTGAACGTCAATATCAAGCGGCTCTCAAATTGGCGGAGCAGGCAACGCTTGCCGCTAAGGCACAACAAGCATCAGTGGCCAAAACCTTGTGGCAGGAGGCGATCGCCACCCTAGACACCATTCCCAACACGGCCTTTGTTGCCCCCCTTGCCCAAATTAAGCAGCGACGATATAGCCGCAGAATGCAACAACTAAAATAA
- the pstB gene encoding phosphate ABC transporter ATP-binding protein PstB, protein MVKPTDRVVATENEPLKKLAEVRDLNFYYSGKQALKNINLPVYEKKVTALIGPSGCGKTTLLRCFNRMHDLYPGNRYEGEIWLGDENRRNLLQMDPIEVRMQIGMVFQKPNPFPKSIYENIAYGLRVRGIRNRAILDEVVERSLRNAALWDEVKDRLKEPGTSLSGGQQQRLCIARALATDPEIILFDEPTSALDPIATVSIENLIVELKDQVTILIVTHNMQQAIRISQFTAFMYLGEIVEYNETMSIFTKPVEQKTADYVSGRFG, encoded by the coding sequence ATGGTAAAACCTACGGATCGGGTCGTGGCCACCGAAAATGAGCCACTGAAAAAGCTGGCTGAAGTGCGTGACCTAAACTTTTACTACAGTGGCAAGCAGGCTCTTAAAAACATTAACTTGCCGGTGTATGAAAAGAAAGTTACAGCACTGATTGGCCCATCGGGTTGCGGGAAGACCACTTTGCTACGCTGCTTTAATCGTATGCATGATCTCTACCCCGGCAACCGCTACGAAGGGGAAATCTGGCTAGGGGATGAAAACCGCCGTAACCTTTTGCAGATGGATCCCATTGAGGTACGGATGCAGATTGGCATGGTGTTCCAAAAGCCCAACCCCTTCCCCAAGTCGATTTACGAGAACATTGCCTATGGGTTGCGGGTGCGGGGCATCAGGAACCGTGCCATTCTCGATGAGGTGGTAGAGCGATCGCTCCGTAATGCAGCCCTGTGGGATGAAGTCAAAGATCGCCTCAAGGAACCCGGCACCTCCCTTTCGGGGGGGCAGCAGCAGCGGCTCTGTATTGCCCGTGCCTTGGCAACGGATCCAGAGATTATTCTCTTTGACGAACCAACATCGGCATTAGATCCGATTGCCACAGTGAGTATTGAGAACCTGATTGTGGAACTCAAGGATCAAGTGACGATCCTGATTGTGACCCACAATATGCAGCAGGCGATTCGTATCTCCCAGTTCACCGCCTTTATGTATTTGGGCGAAATCGTTGAGTACAACGAAACCATGTCCATTTTCACAAAGCCTGTGGAGCAGAAGACTGCCGATTACGTCAGTGGCCGCTTTGGTTGA
- the pstA gene encoding phosphate ABC transporter permease PstA, producing the protein MRSQRSILNNLRNPIAIAASIQERKRWEQFFIVLGWFSLLVALLTLVFLVGDLFLRGLPMLNWKFFTSPPSSDPEEAGILTAWVGSLLVILVTAVVAIPLGIAAGIYLEEYAPKNWLLDFIEVNITNLAGVPSIIYGLLALGFFVYILNWGESILTAGFTLALLILPVVIVTTRESLRAIPQGIREAAYAVGSSRWQVIADHVLPYSMGGILTGIIVGISRAIGETAPLITIGALTFITFLPDPPIQSEFPYISFKWIWSPFTVLPIQMFNWVSRPQEAFQVNAAAAGIVLLVLTLAVNGTAIYLRYRFRKSIKW; encoded by the coding sequence ATGCGTAGCCAACGCAGTATTCTCAATAACCTTCGCAACCCGATCGCGATCGCGGCCTCGATTCAGGAACGCAAGCGCTGGGAACAGTTTTTTATAGTTTTAGGTTGGTTCTCCCTGCTAGTCGCCTTACTCACCCTTGTTTTTCTAGTGGGTGACCTCTTCCTGCGCGGCTTACCCATGCTGAACTGGAAATTTTTTACTTCGCCGCCGAGTAGTGACCCCGAAGAGGCAGGGATTCTCACGGCGTGGGTAGGGAGTCTATTGGTGATTTTAGTAACGGCCGTCGTAGCCATTCCCTTGGGCATTGCAGCGGGCATTTACCTCGAGGAATACGCTCCCAAAAACTGGCTGTTGGATTTCATTGAGGTGAATATCACAAATCTGGCAGGTGTGCCCTCGATTATCTATGGTCTGCTGGCTCTCGGTTTCTTTGTCTATATCCTCAATTGGGGCGAGAGCATTCTCACAGCCGGGTTTACACTGGCATTGCTGATTTTACCCGTGGTGATCGTGACCACCCGCGAGTCGTTGCGAGCCATCCCCCAAGGCATTCGGGAGGCCGCCTATGCGGTTGGTTCCAGTCGCTGGCAAGTAATTGCCGATCATGTGCTGCCCTACTCAATGGGTGGGATTCTCACGGGGATTATTGTGGGCATCTCTCGGGCAATTGGTGAGACGGCGCCCCTGATCACCATTGGTGCTTTGACTTTTATCACTTTCTTGCCCGATCCACCCATTCAAAGCGAGTTTCCCTACATTTCGTTTAAGTGGATTTGGTCGCCCTTTACGGTACTGCCAATTCAAATGTTTAACTGGGTTTCCCGTCCCCAAGAGGCCTTTCAAGTGAATGCCGCGGCGGCTGGGATTGTCCTGCTGGTGTTGACGCTGGCGGTGAATGGAACGGCTATTTATCTACGCTATCGTTTTAGGAAGAGTATCAAATGGTAA
- the pstC gene encoding phosphate ABC transporter permease subunit PstC, producing MVEQPLPYSTKLSVALPSRTVRIWRERIIASILFLAAISSVVTTLVIIYILFAETAIFFEKVMEVHQESLFEALVEFFTSTDWSPLIEPVGIGILPLLSGTFTTCFVASCVAIPLGTIAAIYLSEFAPAKARELLKPILEILAGIPTVVYGYFALLVVTPFLQKIILGVQQFFNPGKEPWEYYELPGFNMLGAGIVVGLMVLPYVTSLTEDALQAVPVELREGSYAMGATRLQTAIKVLMPAAASGIVAAYILGLARAIGETMIVAVAAGLQPKFTFNPLEGASTTTAFIVSVSLGDLPHGSLEYQSIFAAGIMLFFATLILNVLGYFFSRRYREVY from the coding sequence ATGGTAGAGCAGCCCCTACCCTACTCCACGAAGTTATCTGTTGCCTTGCCATCCCGTACCGTCAGGATTTGGCGTGAGCGGATCATTGCTAGCATTCTGTTTTTGGCAGCGATCTCATCGGTCGTGACCACGCTTGTCATCATCTATATCTTGTTTGCCGAAACGGCCATCTTCTTTGAAAAGGTGATGGAGGTGCATCAAGAGTCCCTCTTTGAGGCCTTGGTGGAGTTCTTTACGAGCACGGACTGGTCACCTCTGATTGAGCCTGTCGGCATTGGCATCTTACCGTTGCTCTCTGGAACCTTCACAACCTGTTTTGTGGCCAGTTGTGTGGCTATTCCTCTTGGTACGATTGCGGCTATTTACCTCAGTGAGTTTGCACCTGCCAAAGCACGGGAACTTCTTAAGCCGATTCTGGAGATTCTGGCAGGGATTCCCACTGTGGTTTATGGTTACTTCGCCCTCTTGGTGGTGACTCCCTTCCTCCAGAAAATTATTCTTGGCGTGCAGCAGTTTTTTAACCCCGGAAAAGAGCCTTGGGAGTACTACGAACTGCCCGGTTTTAACATGCTGGGGGCAGGGATTGTGGTTGGCCTGATGGTGCTGCCCTACGTCACAAGTTTGACAGAAGATGCGTTACAGGCAGTTCCCGTTGAACTGCGGGAGGGTTCCTATGCCATGGGGGCAACTCGTTTGCAAACAGCGATTAAGGTGCTGATGCCTGCTGCGGCCTCTGGCATTGTGGCGGCCTATATTTTGGGGCTGGCACGGGCAATTGGGGAAACGATGATTGTGGCGGTGGCGGCGGGGTTGCAGCCGAAGTTTACGTTTAATCCCCTAGAGGGGGCTTCAACCACAACTGCTTTTATTGTCTCCGTGAGTTTGGGGGATTTGCCCCACGGTTCACTAGAGTACCAGTCGATTTTTGCCGCAGGGATCATGCTGTTTTTTGCCACGTTGATCTTAAACGTGCTGGGCTACTTCTTTAGTCGCCGTTATCGTGAGGTGTACTAG
- a CDS encoding PstS family phosphate ABC transporter substrate-binding protein: protein MFTSAKSYARLGVVAAVAALSGSLIPAALSQGTPTIRIDGSSTVFPITEAVAEGFQKAQGGKVRVTVGVSGTGGGFKKFCRGETDISNASRPILAKEIADCRAAGITFIELPVAYDALTVVVNPQNTWARSLTVAELKNIWGPDSKINNWSQVRQGFPNIPLKLFGPGADSGTFDYFTEAINGKAKVSRKDFTASEDDNVLVQGVSRDRGALGYFGFAYFMENRNRLRAVAIDNGKGPVQPSEQNVLNGTYQPLSRPIFIYVNAKSAQRPEVRQFVTYYLNNAPAMVKKVKYVPLPASAYRTILANFNRNRVGTVFGGKEAIGLTINQLLRMQPQ, encoded by the coding sequence ATGTTTACATCTGCAAAAAGCTATGCCCGCCTAGGAGTAGTTGCAGCCGTCGCGGCTCTGTCGGGCAGCCTGATTCCTGCTGCTTTGTCCCAAGGGACACCCACAATTCGTATTGATGGCTCCAGCACCGTTTTCCCGATTACAGAAGCTGTTGCTGAAGGTTTCCAAAAAGCCCAAGGGGGCAAAGTCCGCGTTACGGTAGGTGTTTCGGGTACAGGCGGTGGCTTCAAGAAGTTCTGCCGAGGTGAAACCGATATCTCCAATGCCTCTCGCCCCATTCTGGCCAAAGAAATTGCCGACTGTCGTGCTGCTGGTATCACCTTTATCGAGCTACCGGTGGCCTACGACGCCCTAACTGTGGTAGTGAATCCCCAAAACACTTGGGCAAGAAGTCTAACTGTTGCTGAACTGAAAAATATTTGGGGGCCAGACTCCAAAATCAATAACTGGAGCCAAGTGCGCCAAGGCTTTCCCAATATCCCTCTAAAACTCTTTGGTCCAGGTGCTGACTCTGGAACCTTTGACTACTTCACGGAAGCGATTAACGGTAAAGCCAAAGTGAGCCGCAAAGACTTCACCGCTAGTGAAGATGACAACGTGCTCGTGCAAGGCGTGTCTCGCGATCGCGGTGCCCTAGGGTACTTTGGCTTTGCCTACTTCATGGAGAATCGTAATCGGCTCAGAGCGGTTGCTATTGACAACGGCAAAGGCCCTGTCCAACCCTCCGAGCAAAACGTGCTGAATGGGACCTACCAGCCCCTCTCCCGTCCCATCTTTATCTATGTCAACGCTAAGTCAGCGCAGCGGCCTGAAGTACGGCAGTTTGTCACCTACTACCTAAATAATGCACCGGCCATGGTGAAAAAGGTGAAGTATGTGCCTCTGCCAGCCAGTGCCTACCGCACGATTCTGGCTAACTTCAACCGCAACCGTGTGGGTACGGTCTTTGGGGGCAAAGAGGCTATTGGCTTGACGATCAACCAACTGCTGAGGATGCAACCCCAATAG
- a CDS encoding alpha/beta fold hydrolase has translation MSLASKTYQWQGFSCAYRLSFQEGHPPILFIHPVGVGLSGQFWQRCVSYWQSQGGSYSFYIPDLLGCGQSALPHIAYYPEDWAAQLHFFIISEIGQPVILVVQGALFPVAIELVHLDPQVVRAMILSGPPAAALVSENTDPTWQKVRWNLFDSPLGWGFYLYARQESFLRQFSINQLFAKPEDVDDEWLKMLAAGCADLESRHAVYSFLSGFWRRDYREKMQQIGQPVLVVMGNQASSISRDGGAESPEERLQFYTKTFPNAEGVVIPGRNVLPYESTAAFVEACQAFLGA, from the coding sequence ATGTCATTAGCTTCTAAAACCTATCAGTGGCAGGGCTTTTCCTGCGCCTATCGCCTCAGTTTCCAAGAAGGGCACCCCCCCATTCTGTTTATCCATCCCGTGGGCGTGGGTTTGTCGGGGCAGTTTTGGCAGCGCTGTGTCAGCTATTGGCAGTCGCAAGGGGGAAGCTATTCATTTTACATCCCTGACTTGCTCGGCTGTGGCCAGAGCGCTCTACCTCACATTGCCTATTACCCCGAGGATTGGGCAGCTCAGTTACATTTCTTTATCATCTCTGAGATTGGTCAGCCGGTGATCCTCGTTGTCCAAGGAGCATTGTTTCCGGTGGCGATCGAGCTGGTGCATCTTGATCCCCAAGTAGTAAGAGCAATGATCCTCAGTGGCCCTCCCGCCGCTGCTTTGGTGTCTGAAAACACTGATCCCACATGGCAAAAGGTGCGCTGGAATCTTTTTGATTCTCCTTTGGGTTGGGGCTTTTATCTCTATGCCCGCCAAGAAAGTTTCCTGCGGCAGTTTTCAATCAATCAGCTTTTTGCCAAGCCTGAGGATGTGGATGATGAATGGCTAAAAATGCTGGCCGCCGGTTGTGCTGACCTTGAGAGTCGCCATGCGGTGTATTCATTCCTGTCAGGCTTTTGGCGGCGAGACTATCGTGAGAAAATGCAGCAGATTGGGCAGCCAGTGCTTGTGGTGATGGGAAATCAAGCCTCTAGTATCAGTCGGGATGGTGGGGCTGAATCGCCTGAAGAACGGTTGCAGTTTTATACCAAGACATTTCCCAATGCTGAGGGAGTTGTGATTCCGGGGCGCAATGTCCTGCCCTATGAGTCAACGGCTGCTTTTGTGGAGGCGTGTCAAGCATTTCTGGGTGCTTAG
- a CDS encoding YdcF family protein: MDLLLSKLLPPLLYPLPLACWALIFAIVRFWRAPKQAAIALVIALSILLLSGNDYVATALIASLERQYLPPDPMPKAAAIVVLGGAVVPQTAPRPWVEVTEGGDRILYGAHLFRQGYAPYLILSGGRIEWLGETFQRGEAADMAEIAATCGVPKDKILLETTSLNTYENAVNVKALLEKHQIQGDLLLVTSAYHMPRSVAIFRRLGMKVIPAPTDYRYLSIARSPTWQNLLLSLIPNPYNVDITTIALREYQGLLVYKLRGWL; this comes from the coding sequence ATGGATCTGCTGCTGTCGAAATTACTGCCACCCCTGCTGTATCCATTGCCTCTGGCTTGTTGGGCACTCATTTTTGCCATTGTTCGCTTCTGGCGTGCCCCCAAACAGGCAGCGATCGCCCTTGTGATTGCCCTGAGCATTTTACTCCTGAGCGGCAATGACTATGTAGCAACAGCGCTCATTGCTTCCCTAGAGCGGCAGTATTTACCCCCTGATCCGATGCCCAAAGCTGCTGCCATCGTTGTTCTCGGCGGTGCTGTTGTCCCGCAAACTGCTCCCCGCCCTTGGGTAGAAGTCACTGAAGGGGGCGATCGCATCCTCTATGGTGCCCACCTCTTTCGTCAGGGCTATGCCCCCTATCTCATTCTCAGTGGCGGGCGTATTGAGTGGCTCGGCGAAACCTTTCAGCGGGGAGAGGCGGCAGATATGGCGGAAATTGCTGCCACCTGCGGCGTGCCCAAGGACAAGATTCTCCTAGAGACCACTTCACTGAATACCTATGAAAATGCCGTCAATGTCAAAGCGCTTCTTGAGAAGCATCAAATTCAGGGGGATCTGCTGCTAGTGACATCCGCCTACCACATGCCCCGCTCCGTCGCCATTTTTCGCCGTTTGGGGATGAAGGTCATTCCAGCACCCACGGACTATCGGTACCTCTCGATCGCGCGATCGCCCACGTGGCAAAACCTCTTGCTAAGCTTGATCCCCAATCCCTACAACGTGGACATCACCACGATCGCCCTACGGGAATACCAAGGTCTGCTCGTCTATAAACTCAGAGGTTGGCTTTAG
- a CDS encoding photosystem II S4 domain protein: MFDLGTAINAAIKTWSVVYTPFLPPDQVGQALHTLEQRADVHGLAWGGYPQAERCRLAIAPIELNLEEQQPPLALVRITGNFLFDPATYSDFELAIANAGLDEGDYGDVILLGERGAQVILIPEKVPTLQEGLKQVRTVPVTVDLCDWSELAIAPPQTKSLSTVEASLRLDAVASAGFGVSRSKMSEWISQGLVRVNWQVVQQPRHLLKVNDLIAIRGKGRLRIQDIQVTKKERYRIQMERIR; the protein is encoded by the coding sequence ATGTTTGACCTAGGGACAGCCATTAACGCAGCAATTAAAACGTGGTCTGTCGTTTACACGCCGTTTTTGCCCCCAGATCAGGTTGGGCAAGCACTGCATACCCTTGAGCAACGCGCAGATGTTCATGGTCTAGCCTGGGGAGGGTACCCCCAAGCGGAGCGCTGTCGGCTGGCGATCGCGCCCATTGAACTCAATCTTGAAGAGCAACAGCCTCCCCTTGCTTTGGTGCGAATCACAGGTAACTTTCTCTTTGATCCCGCCACCTACAGTGATTTTGAGCTAGCGATCGCTAATGCCGGTCTCGATGAAGGAGATTATGGGGATGTGATTCTCTTGGGAGAACGGGGGGCACAAGTAATTCTTATCCCTGAAAAAGTCCCTACTCTACAAGAAGGCTTAAAGCAGGTGCGAACCGTACCGGTGACCGTTGATCTGTGTGACTGGTCAGAGCTAGCCATAGCCCCGCCCCAAACAAAATCCCTGAGTACTGTTGAAGCGTCATTGCGCTTAGATGCAGTGGCTTCAGCTGGCTTCGGCGTCTCCCGCAGTAAAATGAGCGAGTGGATTAGCCAAGGCCTCGTGCGCGTGAACTGGCAGGTGGTGCAACAACCGCGGCATCTCCTCAAAGTGAATGACCTGATTGCCATTCGCGGCAAAGGGCGATTGCGGATTCAAGACATTCAAGTAACGAAGAAAGAGCGCTACCGCATTCAGATGGAGCGAATTCGCTAA
- the rpmI gene encoding 50S ribosomal protein L35, whose product MPKLKTRRAAAKRFRTTGSGKFIRRKANKNHLLEHKSSDRKNRLSHKALVDKRDLERVSLMLPYA is encoded by the coding sequence ATGCCAAAGCTAAAAACACGTCGTGCAGCTGCCAAACGATTTCGCACCACCGGCAGTGGTAAGTTCATTCGTCGCAAAGCCAATAAAAACCACCTCCTCGAACACAAGAGTAGCGATCGCAAGAATCGTCTCTCCCATAAAGCACTGGTGGACAAGCGAGACCTAGAACGAGTGTCGCTGATGCTTCCTTACGCTTAA
- the rplT gene encoding 50S ribosomal protein L20, giving the protein MARVKRGNVARKRRKKILKLAKGYRAGHSKLFRTANQVVMKALCNAYRDRRRRKRDFRRLWIARINAAARQHGMSYSQLMGALKKADIQLNRKMLAQLAVLDTDAFATVIQTARAV; this is encoded by the coding sequence ATGGCAAGGGTCAAACGCGGTAACGTTGCCCGCAAACGGCGCAAAAAAATTCTCAAGCTCGCCAAGGGCTATCGTGCAGGGCACTCCAAGCTCTTCCGCACCGCTAATCAGGTGGTCATGAAGGCACTGTGCAATGCCTATCGCGATCGGCGGCGCCGCAAACGGGACTTTCGGCGGCTCTGGATTGCACGGATTAACGCTGCTGCACGGCAACATGGCATGAGCTACAGCCAACTCATGGGTGCCCTCAAAAAGGCCGATATTCAGCTCAATCGCAAAATGCTCGCTCAATTGGCGGTGCTGGATACCGACGCCTTTGCCACCGTCATTCAGACTGCCCGTGCCGTTTAG
- the lgt gene encoding prolipoprotein diacylglyceryl transferase, which yields MIATFQSPGATLELGFITLRWYGLLIAAAVFIGIWLSQRLARQRQINPDLIADLSIWLVVAAIPAARLYYVAFNWEFYQKHLDQVVQIWRGGIAIHGAILGGMLAMAIFTYVQRLSFWQVADVIAPSLILGQAIGRWGNFFNSEAFGAPTDLPWKLYIPVPQRPPELINEAYYHPTFLYESLWNLGVFALLLWLFHQPRYQKPGTLLLVYAIAYSLGRFWIEGLRMDSLMLGPLRIAQVVSLVAIALGAWGLFRLYYQGKPLPDWQTA from the coding sequence ATGATCGCCACCTTCCAATCCCCCGGTGCCACCCTTGAGCTAGGGTTTATCACCCTGCGGTGGTATGGGCTACTGATTGCCGCAGCGGTCTTTATTGGCATTTGGCTGAGTCAGCGCTTGGCACGCCAGCGGCAGATCAATCCCGATTTGATTGCCGATCTCTCGATTTGGCTGGTTGTTGCGGCGATTCCTGCTGCGCGGCTCTACTATGTAGCATTTAACTGGGAATTTTATCAAAAACACTTGGATCAAGTGGTTCAAATTTGGCGAGGCGGCATTGCGATTCATGGTGCCATCCTTGGTGGCATGCTAGCCATGGCTATCTTTACCTATGTGCAGCGTCTCTCCTTTTGGCAAGTGGCGGATGTCATTGCCCCTTCCTTGATTCTGGGACAGGCGATTGGTCGCTGGGGTAATTTTTTTAACTCTGAAGCTTTTGGTGCCCCTACGGATTTGCCGTGGAAACTGTATATCCCTGTCCCGCAGCGTCCCCCTGAGCTGATCAACGAAGCCTATTACCACCCCACGTTTCTCTATGAATCCCTCTGGAATCTAGGGGTTTTTGCCCTACTCCTCTGGCTCTTCCATCAACCTCGCTATCAAAAACCTGGCACCCTGCTGTTGGTCTATGCTATTGCCTACAGCTTGGGTCGCTTTTGGATTGAAGGACTGCGCATGGATAGCTTAATGCTAGGTCCGCTGCGAATTGCCCAAGTGGTTAGCTTGGTTGCGATCGCCCTAGGAGCTTGGGGACTCTTTCGCCTCTATTACCAAGGCAAACCGTTACCAGATTGGCAAACGGCCTAG
- a CDS encoding chromophore lyase CpcT/CpeT has translation MTHATDVLTLGRWMAADFSNQDQAFENPPFYAHIRVCMRPLPRGLLEGIALYVEQAYDYLLGVPYRTRVLELVPANDHIVIKNYVLKDEKRFFGAARDRQRLEAMTADDLELLCGCNMITYWTGHSFRGEVEPGKACKVVRKGRETYLDSTFEIDGERFISHDRGRDPETDEHVWGSVAGPFHFVRWQSFADEIIA, from the coding sequence ATGACGCACGCAACCGATGTGTTGACCCTTGGCCGTTGGATGGCGGCGGATTTTAGTAACCAAGACCAAGCCTTTGAAAATCCCCCCTTCTACGCCCATATTCGAGTGTGTATGCGTCCCCTGCCCAGGGGGCTACTGGAGGGCATTGCCCTTTATGTGGAACAGGCCTACGACTATTTGCTAGGGGTGCCCTACCGAACACGGGTTCTTGAGCTGGTGCCGGCCAATGATCACATTGTGATTAAAAATTACGTGCTCAAGGATGAAAAGCGCTTCTTTGGGGCAGCGCGCGATCGCCAGCGGCTTGAGGCCATGACTGCCGATGATCTGGAACTCCTCTGTGGCTGCAATATGATCACCTACTGGACAGGGCACAGTTTTCGTGGCGAAGTGGAGCCGGGTAAGGCCTGTAAAGTGGTGCGCAAAGGACGGGAAACCTATCTCGATAGCACGTTTGAAATTGATGGTGAGCGCTTCATTAGCCACGATCGCGGACGGGATCCAGAGACCGATGAGCACGTTTGGGGATCCGTAGCAGGCCCCTTTCACTTTGTGCGTTGGCAAAGCTTTGCTGATGAAATTATTGCCTAG